One Phaseolus vulgaris cultivar G19833 chromosome 11, P. vulgaris v2.0, whole genome shotgun sequence genomic window carries:
- the LOC137823826 gene encoding putative disease resistance RPP13-like protein 1, with amino-acid sequence MAAEFITNALVSTFLETTIDNLASRFGDIFRGKKANKKQLSILKVKLLEVDVVADDAEQKQFTDPRVRDWILAAKGVVFDAEDLLDEIDFALSKSQVEAQSQSTAKKVLNSLKSSFVSFFKENEIETRIEQVIEDLEDLATHSHVLGLKKADTVGVRSGSKLSSTYLPNDSEIYGREDDKQFVCNWLTSDTHNNLSILSIVGMGGVGKTTLAQNVFNDPRTDEAKFDVKAWVCVSDEFDVFKVSKAILEDVTTSTDDSRDTEMVHRRLKEKLLGKKFLLILDDVWNENQPKWEEVRKPLLLGAQGSKILVTTRSKEVASTMWSEEYSLQQLQEDDCWKLFAKHAFRDDGTQPNQECREIGMKIVKKCKGLPLALKTMGSLLYNKSSFSEWQTVFRSEIWEFSKERCDIIPALALSYIHLPSHLKVCFAYCALFPKDYEFKKEDLIKLWMTENFAQCRSHSKTSEEVCQQYFNDLLSRSFFQPSSENEEVFIMHDLLHDLAKYVAGGLYFRCELDQTEKIQKITRHFSFELGYNKYFDVFGTLCNTKRLRTFMPKASSLKFLWRWKIKMPIHELFSKFKFIRILSLSYCSDLQDIPDSVANLQHLRSLDLTHTAIKRLTEKICLLSHLQILKLNYCTNLEELPSNLHLLTNLCRLEFKGFRVTKMPPHLGKLKNLKVVMDFFYVGHGRELGVQQLRELNLDGSLSILKLQNIENSLDALEADLKNKTHLVSLELLWEGNQKSVDLKKEEDIIENLQPSKNLKKLFISGYGGKRFPNWLLENSLWNMVSLGLVQCESCQRLPPLGLLPFLRKLVIRKLDGIVSIDGDFHGNNSSSFKSLETLEFSHMSRWEEWDCQAVTSAFPCLRQLSIRNCPKLKGQLPEQVVPLERLQIEDCQQLEASATMATMALDLQLCHCGKLQLKWATLKSLTMETSLLEIVGSHTFEHLEIYSPLKSISDDCVSLCTFPLDFFPTLRTLHLGGFGNLQMISQSPIHNHLEELTLKNCPKFESLPRNMNMLLPSLKRLWIEDCPRLELFPGGGLPSNLEVLTIKDYPKLESFPDISFPSNLQSLTIEGCSVLESFPNGGFPSNLHTLTIGGCSVLESFPHGGFPSNLRNFTIKDCPRLKSLPDRGFPSNLKRLRISNCSRLVGSLKGAFTDSSSLERLWIQKVDAECFPDEGLLPLSLTSLIISDCPNLEKLDYKGLHQLSSLLNLNLINCFNLQRLPEEGLPKSISSLDIRDCPLLQPRCQRERGEDWEKIKHIRRLYIPQ; translated from the coding sequence ATGGCTGCTGAATTCATTACCAATGCTCTTGTCTCCACCTTCCTTGAGACCACTATTGACAATTTGGCTTCTCGTTTTGGAGACATATTTCGTGGAAAAAAAGCCAACAAGAAGCAGCTAAGCATCTTGAAGGTGAAGCTCCTAGAAGTTGATGTTGTGGCAGATGATGCAGAACAAAAACAATTCACAGATCCACGTGTCAGAGATTGGATTCTCGCAGCCAAGGGTGTGGTGTTTGATGCAGAGGATCTCTTGGATGAAATAGATTTTGCACTTTCCAAAAGCCAAGTGGAAGCTCAGTCCCAGAGTACTGCTAAAAAGGTACTGAATTCCCTCAAATCTTCTTTTGTCAGTTTctttaaagaaaatgaaattgaaaCAAGGATAGAACAAGTCATTGAAGACTTAGAAGATCTTGCAACCCACAGCCATGTTCTAGGTTTGAAAAAGGCTGATACTGTTGGGGTCAGATCCGGTAGTAAATTATCATCAACATATTTGCCAAACGATAGTGAGATCTATGGCAGAGAAGATGACAAACAATTTGTCTGTAACTGGCTCACATCTGACACTCACAACAACCTATCTATACTTTCTATTGTGGGAATGGGAGGGGTGGGTAAGACCACTCTTGCTCAAAATGTATTCAATGACCCAAGGACGGATGAGGCTAAATTTGATGTCAAAGCTTGGGTTTGTGTTTCAGATGAATTTGATGTTTTCAAGGTATCAAAAGCAATTCTTGAGGATGTTACTACATCTACTGATGACAGTAGAGATACAGAGATGGTTCACAGAAGATTGAAAGAAAAACTGTTAGGGAAAAAGTTTCTTCTTATTTTGGATGATGTTTGGAATGAAAACCAACCTAAATGGGAGGAAGTGCGGAAACCCCTTCTTTTAGGGGCCCAAGGGAGTAAGATTCTTGTCACCACGCGTAGTAAGGAAGTTGCTTCTACCATGTGGTCAGAAGAATACTCCctacaacaattacaagaaGATGATTGTTGGAAGTTGTTTGCTAAACATGCATTCCGAGATGATGGTACTCAACCAAATCAAGAGTGTAGGGAGATTGGCATGAAGATTGTTAAAAAATGTAAAGGACTACCTCTCGCCTTAAAAACAATGGGTAGTCTATTGTACAACAAATCATCTTTTTCAGAATGGCAAACTGTGTTCCGAAGCGAAATATGGGAATTTTCAAAAGAGCGTTGTGATATTATTCCTGCTTTAGCATTGAGCTATATCCACCTTCCTTCCCATCTCAAGGTATGCTTTGCCTACTGTGCCCTATTCCCCAAAGATTATGAGTTTAAAAAGGAGGATTTGATTAAGTTGTGGATGACTGAAAATTTTGCCCAGTGTCGTTCACATAGTAAGACTTCAGAAGAAGTTTGCCAACAATACTTCAATGATTTACTATCAAGGTCCTTCTTTCAACCATCAAGTGAAAACGAAGAAGTATTTATCATGCATGACCTTCTACATGATTTGGCAAAATATGTCGCTGGAGGCCTATACTTCAGGTGCGAACTTGATCAAACAGAAAAGATACAAAAAATAACTcgtcatttttcatttgaacttggatacaataaatattttgatgTGTTTGGAACTTTATGTAATACAAAAAGGTTACGTACATTTATGCCAAAAGCTAGTAGCCTGAAGTTTTTATGGAGGTGGAAGATCAAAATGCCGATACATGAATTGTTTTCCAAGTTTAAGTTCATACGTATCTTATCTCTGTCTTATTGTTCTGACCTTCAAGACATACCTGACTCTGTTGCTAATCTTCAACATCTTCGTTCCTTAGACCTCACCCATACTGCAATAAAAAGACTAACTGAAAAAATATGTTTACTCTCCCACTTGCAAATACTGAAGTTGAACTACTGTACAAATTTGGAGGAGTTGCCCTCAAATTTGCATTTACTTACCAATTTGTGTCGGCTAGAATTTAAAGGGTTTAGAGTGACAAAGATGCCACCGCATTTGGGAAAACTGAAGAATCTTAAAGTAGTAATGGATTTCTTTTATGTTGGCCATGGCAGGGAGTTGGGTGTTCAACAGCTAAGAGAGTTGAACCTTGATGGAAGTCTATCAATTCTAAAGCTTCAGAATATTGAGAATTCCCTGGATGCATTAGAAGCAGATTTGAAGAATAAAACACACCTTGTTTCGCTGGAGTTGCTATGGGAGGGGAATCAAAAGTCTGTTGATTTAAAAAAAGAAGAGGACATAATTGAGAATCTACAACCTTCCAAAAACTTAAAGAAGTTGTTTATCAGTGGCTATGGTGGGAAACGATTTCCAAATTGGTTACTAGAAAATTCATTGTGGAATATGGTGTCCTTAGGGTTGGTGCAATGTGAATCTTGCCAACGTTTACCTCCTCTTGGACTTTTGCCATTTCTTAGGAAGTTGGTGATTAGAAAACTTGATGGGATAGTTAGTATTGATGGTGATTTTCATGGGAACAACTCATCTTCATTTAAATCCCTTGAAACATTGGAGTTCTCCCATATGAGTCGATGGGAAGAGTGGGACTGCCAAGCTGTGACAAGTGCTTTTCCATGTCTACGACAACTTTCCATAAGAAATTGTCCGAAGCTGAAAGGACAGCTGCCAGAGCAAGTTGTTCCTCTGGAAAGACTACAAATTGAAGACTGCCAACAACTTGAGGCTTCCGCTACCATGGCTACCATGGCTCTAGATTTACAACTATGTCACTGTGGAAAGTTGCAGCTGAAGTGGGCTACATTGAAAAGTCTCACAATGGAAACATCATTGTTGGAAATTGTTGGGTCCCACACTTTTGAACACTTAGAGATTTATTCACCCCTTAAGTCAATCAGTGATGATTGTGTCTCTCTATGTACCTTTCCATTGGATTTTTTCCCAACCCTTAGGACGCTTCATCTCGGGGGGTTTGGTAATCTACAAATGATTTCACAGAGTCCCATTCATAATCATCTAGAAGAGCTAACACTCAAGAATTGTCCTAAATTTGAATCATTGCCTAGAAACATGAATATGTTGCTTCCATCTCTCAAGAGGTTATGGATAGAAGACTGCCCAAGACTAGAGTTGTTTCCTGGAGGAGGTTTGCCATCAAATCTAGAAGTGCTGACAATAAAAGACTATCCAAAACTTGAGTCATTCCCTGATATATCTTTCCCATCAAATCTCCAAAGTCTGACAATAGAAGGTTGTTCAGTACTTGAGTCCTTCCCTAACGGAGGTTTCCCATCAAATCTACATACTTTGACAATAGGAGGTTGTTCAGTACTTGAGTCCTTCCCTCACGGAGGTTTCCCATCAAATCTCCGGAATTTCACAATAAAAGATTGTCCAAGACTTAAGTCGTTACCTGACAGAGGTTTCCCATCAAATCTCAAGCGTCTGAGAATCAGTAATTGCTCTAGACTTGTTGGCTCACTGAAAGGAGCTTTCACAGACAGTTCTTCTTTGGAAAGATTGTGGATTCAAAAAGTAGATGCAGAATGTTTTCCAGATGAAGGTTTGCTTCCACTCTCTCTTACTTCTCTAATCATCTCTGATTGTCCAAATCTAGAAAAACTGGACTACAAGGGTCTCCATCAACTCTCATCCCTTCTGAATTTGAATCTTATAAATTGCTTCAACCTCCAACGCTTACCGGAGGAGGGTCTTCCCAAATCAATTTCAAGTCTTGATATTCGTGATTGTCCTTTGCTGCAACCGCGTTGCCAAAGAGAAAGAGGCGAAGACTGGGAAAAGATTAAGCACATTCGAAGACTGTATATACCGCAATGA
- the LOC137828502 gene encoding putative disease resistance RPP13-like protein 1 gives MTSNKNNSNQPSILSVVGMGGVGKTTLAQHVFNDPKVDEAKFVVKAWEFVSDEFDVFKISRAILEAVTKSTDDSRDMEMVHRRLGEKLTGKKFLIVLDDVWNENKTKWEEVQKPLVLGVQGSRILVTTRSKEVASTMRSKDHSLKQLQEDDCWKLFAKHAFQDDDTQLDPKCRKIGMKIVKKCKGLPLALKTMGSLLYNKSSILEWKTVFQSEIWEFSNECCGIIPSLALSYIHLPSHLKVCFAYCALFPKDYEFKKESLIQLWMTENFTQCHQHSRTPEEVCQQYFNDLLSRSFFQPLDENKKVFDMQHFNDVLSRSVFQQSDKNKEVFVMHDLLLDLANYVGGGLYFRCELDQTENIEKVTRHF, from the coding sequence ATGAcatctaacaaaaacaatagtaACCAGCCATCAATACTCTCTGTCGTGGGAATGGGCGGAGTGGGTAAGACCACTCTTGCTCAACATGTATTCAATGACCCAAAGGTGGATGAGGCTAAATTTGTCGTCAAAGCCTGGGAATTTGTTTCAGATGAATTTGATGTTTTCAAGATATCAAGAGCAATTCTTGAGGCAGTTACTAAATCAACGGATGATAGTAGAGACATGGAGATGGTTCACAGAAGATTGGGAGAAAAATTGACGGGGAAGAAATTTCTTATTGTTTTGGATGATGTTTGGAATGAAAACAAAACTAAGTGGGAAGAAGTGCAGAAGCCCCTTGTTCTAGGAGTCCAAGGGAGTAGGATTCTTGTGACTACACGTAGTAAGGAAGTTGCTTCCACAATGCGGTCAAAAGACCACTCCCTAAAGCAATTACAGGAAGATGATTGTTGGAAGTTGTTTGCTAAACATGCATTCCAAGATGATGATACTCAACTAGATCCAAAGTGCAGGAAGATTGGCATGAAGATTGTTAAAAAATGTAAAGGACTACCTCTTGCCTTGAAAACAATGGGAAGTCTATTATACAACAaatcatctattttagaatggAAAACTGTGTTCCAAAGCGAAATATGGGAATTTTCAAATGAGTGTTGCGGTATTATTCCTTCTTTAGCTTTGAGTTATATCCACCTTCCATCCCATCTGAAGGTATGCTTTGCTTATTGTGCCCTATTCCCCAAGGATTATGAGTTTAAAAAGGAGAGTTTAATTCAGTTGTGGATGACTGAAAATTTCACCCAGTGTCATCAACATAGTAGGACTCCAGAAGAAGTTTGCCAACAGTACTTCAATGATCTACTATCAAGGTCCTTCTTCCAACCAttagatgaaaataaaaaagtatttgacATGCAACACTTCAATGATGTACTATCAAGGTCTGTCTTCCAACAATcagataaaaataaagaagtatTTGTCATGCATGATCTTCTACTTGATTTGGCAAATTATGTAGGTGGAGGCCTATACTTTAGGTGCGAACTTGATCAAACAGAAAATATTGAGAAAGTAACTcgtcatttttaa